Below is a window of Arabidopsis thaliana chromosome 2, partial sequence DNA.
TTGGATTAGGGCCTACGTGGATTGTAATGCCTTTCTCAGAGAACCTTGAAAGCAGAAGTCCTATGTTCACATTATACCAGAGGCACTCAGTGTCTATACTTAAAGTGACAAACCAttcatatgaaacaaaaaaaagagagtcaaagaaaaaacatctaTAGGATCTATTGAAAAGTAATACAAAGAATAGAGAAATTCCTCACCTCCAATGGATCCTTCAAGCACTTTAGTATCAATCTCGGCAACAATAGATTTAAGGGCTAACTTTCCCttttcccattttttcttctccttctctaatCTTTTACGCTCAGCCTCTTCTGCTTTTGAGGCTGCTTTCTCTAATCTCTCTTGCTGGATTATGGAAGCCAGTCAACAattgataaagaaacaaaaaaatagaaaagtcaTGTAAAGAACACTTACCTCTTTTCTTAACTTCTTTTCCTCCATTGCACTTGTTTTGTCTTCCTTCGACTGCCGCTTTTTTGGCAATGCCTCACCTGGAACTGGAAGAGTTGTAGTTctgatcttcttttttcgaCCAATTTTCTCAACGCTTATATCCTCTTTTTCTTGGTCAGAAACAACCTGATACCATTTAGAAATAAGAgtaagagagaaacaaaataaaagaaaaaaacatcagCACAACGTGAACTcttaaaatacaaacaaatgAGACGTTATGGGAATCCAGAATTGTCACATTCTCAAAAAGACAGCTTTGCAAAATCATACAACGAATAAAGTCAACAATCCCTTAATCCTGTACCAATGATGAACAATATGGTACTAGTTCCTTGCAGATAAGTACCTCAATAGTATCATTAGTTGGCGAAGAGCGAAAACTGACTTCATGCATCCAACTAGTATCATCGTCTGAAAAAATACAGCAATCAGCATTTGTATGTGGACCCTACAAATGAAGTTCATCATGTATACTCTGATATATATGCAcaataatttggttttggggTAAGCATACCTAAATTTGTCTCAGGTATTCTAGTATTCTTATAGTATGCCTCACTGGTTTCGGCTTCCAATCCAAACCGAGGCTCCCTTAAACCAGCAAGCACGGATTCATTCTTCTTCGAAGTTTCAGGTCGAGGACTATCTTCAAACTCCGAATCCAGAGATATTATCCGTTTGCCTAGTGAGATTCCAAAAGAAACATAGAGATATTGTTTAGCCTGATGATTCTGCCTAAGATCCCCAGAAATCACAAAATTTTCGCTAGTAGAACAAGCTTTCCGGTATCAATTTCCTGTAGAAAATGCTAAAGCTAAACCTAAACACTGAGAATCGAGAAAATTCCGAGGACGAACATTAACTAACCGGAGAATTTGTCTTCGCGGTTAGAAGCTAAAGCTCTAGAACCAAAGGAACACTTGACGACAGAGAAATCATCGGAAAGAGGTGTCTCAGGGACGAAAATAGGAGTAAAAGAAGATTCCGGCGGTTGCTTCTGCGGTGTCGGATCTGAATCCGATATCAGTATCGCAGAGATTGGATATTTTCGAGCCCGTTTCGACAGTGATGGAAGTGGAGTAGTCTGATCCTCACCGTCAGAGATGAGAATGTGATCGTTCATGGAAGAgagagttttgaatttcgacTGAGCGCGGGACTAtcgaggaagatgatgatgattcgaATTTCGAAATCGCCGATAACGAACGCAGAGGTTAAGCAACGTTTGGCTGCATGGTTATCTGTATTCAAAAAATATGGAGT
It encodes the following:
- the EME1B gene encoding essential meiotic endonuclease 1B (essential meiotic endonuclease 1B (EME1B); CONTAINS InterPro DOMAIN/s: ERCC4 domain (InterPro:IPR006166); BEST Arabidopsis thaliana protein match is: essential meiotic endonuclease 1A (TAIR:AT2G21800.1); Has 542 Blast hits to 486 proteins in 142 species: Archae - 0; Bacteria - 42; Metazoa - 170; Fungi - 104; Plants - 48; Viruses - 0; Other Eukaryotes - 178 (source: NCBI BLink).) encodes the protein MNDHILISDGEDQTTPLPSLSKRARKYPISAILISDSDPTPQKQPPESSFTPIFVPETPLSDDFSVVKCSFGSRALASNREDKFSGKRIISLDSEFEDSPRPETSKKNESVLAGLREPRFGLEAETSEAYYKNTRIPETNLDDDTSWMHEVSFRSSPTNDTIEVVSDQEKEDISVEKIGRKKKIRTTTLPVPGEALPKKRQSKEDKTSAMEEKKLRKEQERLEKAASKAEEAERKRLEKEKKKWEKGKLALKSIVAEIDTKVLEGSIGGLLLSRFSEKGITIHVGPNPIERSIVWTMTIPEDIAPLFPQGPKIPYLLLVYDAEEFCNLVANGKFLEIISRVQDRYPSYTVCCLTNKLMSYVKKREKEEYKNPGNWRRPPIDEVLAKLTTHYVKVHSRHCVDEAEVAEHIVGLTSSLASCQFRKKLTMLSVSANGALVSKDSVDKHLIKKSPWLKALVAIPKVQPRYALAVWKKYPSMKSLLKVYMDRNKSVHEKEFLLKDLKVEGLVGGDIRLGEICSKRIYRVLMSHDGAIKTDDVENGAAFFTDSPGVN